In Actinoplanes derwentensis, the following proteins share a genomic window:
- a CDS encoding sensor histidine kinase gives MTAEPLMRMRLRVEQDIFVVRQLGREVARSLGLEAQDQTRVATALSEVCRVLLAGGRETDVTFAVDPNGVTSLSVTMTYPVTGQASQLAGKLQQVGRLVDTMEVDDDGTATIVRMSRRLPVGAARLTRARMDEIRAGLAQHVPSTPLDELAVQNQQLILALDEVRAQRDELARLNDELEETNRGVMALYNQLSEELEETNRGVVALYAELDDKSAQLRAASEAKSRFLANVSHELRAPVTAIIGLGRLLTDSGSDDLTSEQDRQVELIRTSASDLLTLVNGLLDLAKAEAGRIEPTWAEVDLKAMFGQLRGTLRPLATRPEVDFVVEEPGLPVFRSDEVLLAQILRNLLTNAIKFTESGSVRLSVRPVSGDAEFVVADTGFGIPPELHERVFEEFYQVPGSKPVSGRGTGLGLPYARRLAGILGGALRVDSTPGAGSTFTLRLPITS, from the coding sequence ATGACCGCCGAACCGCTGATGCGCATGCGCCTGCGGGTCGAGCAGGACATCTTCGTGGTGCGTCAGCTGGGCCGGGAGGTAGCTCGTTCGCTCGGCCTGGAGGCACAGGATCAGACTCGGGTGGCGACTGCGCTCAGTGAGGTGTGCCGGGTGCTGCTCGCCGGGGGCCGGGAAACCGACGTCACGTTCGCGGTCGATCCGAACGGGGTAACTTCGCTCAGCGTAACGATGACGTACCCGGTGACCGGGCAGGCCAGTCAACTTGCTGGGAAGTTGCAGCAAGTCGGCCGCCTGGTCGACACGATGGAGGTCGACGATGATGGGACTGCAACGATTGTCCGGATGTCCCGGCGGTTGCCTGTCGGGGCTGCTCGGCTGACCCGGGCTCGCATGGACGAGATACGCGCCGGACTGGCCCAGCACGTGCCGAGCACCCCACTGGACGAGCTCGCGGTGCAGAACCAGCAGCTCATCCTCGCGCTCGACGAGGTGCGGGCGCAACGCGACGAGCTGGCCCGCCTCAACGACGAACTCGAAGAGACCAACCGCGGTGTGATGGCTCTCTACAACCAGCTCTCCGAAGAGCTGGAGGAGACCAACCGGGGTGTGGTCGCGCTCTACGCCGAACTCGACGACAAGTCAGCGCAACTGCGGGCCGCCAGCGAGGCGAAGAGCCGGTTCCTGGCCAACGTCAGCCACGAGCTGCGGGCCCCGGTCACCGCCATCATCGGGCTCGGCCGGCTGCTGACCGACTCCGGCTCCGATGACCTCACCTCCGAGCAGGACCGGCAGGTGGAACTCATCCGTACCTCAGCGAGCGATCTATTGACCCTGGTCAATGGACTGCTGGACCTGGCCAAGGCGGAGGCCGGGCGGATCGAGCCGACCTGGGCCGAGGTGGACCTCAAAGCGATGTTCGGGCAGCTGCGCGGCACGCTGCGGCCGCTCGCGACCCGTCCCGAGGTGGACTTCGTGGTGGAGGAACCGGGGCTGCCGGTGTTCCGGTCCGATGAGGTGCTGCTCGCCCAGATCCTGCGCAACCTGCTCACCAACGCGATCAAGTTCACCGAGTCCGGCTCAGTGCGGCTCAGCGTGCGGCCGGTCAGCGGCGACGCCGAGTTCGTGGTCGCGGACACCGGCTTCGGCATCCCGCCCGAGCTGCACGAACGCGTCTTCGAGGAGTTCTATCAGGTGCCCGGCAGCAAACCGGTGAGCGGTCGGGGCACCGGCCTCGGCCTGCCCTACGCCCGGCGGCTGGCCGGCATCCTCGGCGGTGCCCTGCGAGTCGACTCCACACCCGGCGCGGGCAGCACCTTCACCCTGCGTCTGCCGATCACGTCATGA
- a CDS encoding ATP-binding SpoIIE family protein phosphatase produces the protein MSGGAVASVPEGLLDGGVWFRVEEAGSASAVRRASEHLAAELAMPDRRIADLAIVATEAAGNLVKHADQGGILVRTVRAADQAGVELIMIDSGPGMADVQRSIGDGHSTAGTLGIGLGAIVRQASRWDLHSVPGKGTVMAVQVWPAAAPEPVWGAGLTRPITGETACGDAWAVREVDGRRQMLLCDGLGHGGLAAAASHEAVRVFRDAPAVPPAQIVEILHRALNHTRGAALAVAEPDPQAGVVRYAGLGNISGVVLGPDGSRRGMVSMPGIAGHQRRQVREYDYTLLPGATVVMHSDGLVERWNLGDYPGLLSHGPEVIAGTVLRDAGTRRDDAGVLVARF, from the coding sequence ATGAGTGGAGGCGCAGTGGCGTCCGTACCCGAAGGGCTCCTTGATGGTGGGGTCTGGTTCCGGGTGGAGGAAGCCGGGTCGGCCTCTGCTGTCCGTCGTGCCTCCGAACACCTCGCGGCCGAGCTGGCGATGCCCGACAGGCGGATCGCGGACCTGGCGATAGTCGCCACCGAGGCAGCCGGCAACCTGGTCAAACACGCAGATCAAGGCGGCATTCTGGTACGAACGGTGCGCGCCGCCGACCAGGCCGGCGTCGAACTGATCATGATCGACAGCGGTCCCGGGATGGCTGACGTGCAGCGGTCCATCGGCGACGGGCACTCCACCGCCGGGACCCTCGGGATCGGGCTCGGGGCGATCGTGCGCCAGGCCAGCCGGTGGGACCTGCACTCGGTGCCGGGCAAGGGCACCGTGATGGCCGTGCAGGTGTGGCCGGCCGCCGCGCCCGAACCGGTGTGGGGAGCGGGGCTGACCCGGCCGATCACCGGCGAGACGGCCTGTGGGGACGCGTGGGCGGTCCGCGAGGTCGACGGTCGGCGGCAGATGTTGCTCTGCGACGGGCTCGGTCACGGCGGGCTGGCCGCGGCGGCCTCGCACGAGGCGGTCCGGGTGTTCCGCGACGCACCGGCCGTACCGCCCGCTCAGATCGTCGAGATCCTGCACCGCGCCCTGAATCACACACGTGGCGCCGCACTCGCCGTCGCCGAACCGGATCCGCAAGCCGGGGTGGTCCGCTACGCGGGCCTCGGGAACATCTCCGGAGTCGTGCTGGGGCCGGACGGCAGCCGCCGGGGCATGGTCTCGATGCCCGGCATCGCCGGACATCAACGGCGCCAGGTGCGGGAGTACGACTACACGCTGCTCCCGGGCGCGACCGTGGTGATGCACAGTGACGGTCTGGTCGAGCGGTGGAACCTGGGCGACTATCCGGGCCTGCTCAGCCATGGCCCCGAGGTGATCGCCGGGACCGTGCTGCGCGACGCGGGGACCCGCCGGGACGACGCCGGTGTGCTGGTGGCCCGATTCTGA
- a CDS encoding ATP-binding protein, which translates to MSDESQRLPVESDRDVVRVRQAVRTVAVAVKLSLVDQTKIVTAASELARNTLVYGGGGEVEVALVHNDRRAGIRIVFADQGPGIVDLGLALTDGYTTGGGLGLGLSGARRLVDEFDIDTEPGKGTTITIVKWCR; encoded by the coding sequence GTGAGCGACGAGAGCCAGCGCCTCCCGGTCGAGAGCGATCGGGACGTGGTCCGGGTCCGGCAGGCGGTGCGGACCGTCGCGGTGGCGGTGAAGCTGTCCCTGGTGGATCAGACGAAGATCGTCACTGCGGCGAGTGAGCTGGCCCGGAACACGCTGGTCTACGGTGGTGGCGGCGAGGTCGAGGTGGCTCTCGTGCACAACGATCGCCGGGCCGGCATTCGGATCGTCTTCGCCGACCAGGGCCCCGGCATCGTCGACCTGGGTCTGGCCCTCACCGATGGGTACACCACCGGCGGTGGCCTCGGTCTCGGGCTCAGTGGCGCACGTCGCCTGGTCGACGAGTTCGACATCGATACCGAACCGGGTAAGGGAACGACCATTACGATCGTCAAGTGGTGCCGATGA
- a CDS encoding STAS domain-containing protein, with the protein MERVPVLKIGDILLVSIQIDMEDQVALQLQEDLADKIVATSTHGVIIDISALDIVDSFVGRTLATIASVSRVLDAETVVVGMRPAVAITLVELGLSLPGIRTALNVELGIAMLGTRERDVLLDDEDDEDEGEPDQSAVIRS; encoded by the coding sequence GTGGAGCGCGTCCCGGTTCTGAAGATCGGTGACATCCTGCTGGTCTCCATCCAGATCGACATGGAGGACCAGGTCGCCCTGCAGTTGCAGGAGGATCTCGCTGACAAGATCGTCGCGACCAGCACGCATGGCGTGATCATCGACATCAGCGCGCTCGACATCGTCGATTCGTTCGTGGGCCGGACACTCGCCACCATCGCCTCGGTCTCCCGGGTGCTGGACGCCGAGACCGTGGTGGTCGGCATGCGCCCGGCGGTGGCGATCACCCTGGTCGAGCTGGGGCTGTCGCTGCCCGGCATCCGGACGGCGCTCAACGTCGAACTGGGCATCGCGATGCTCGGCACCCGAGAGCGCGACGTTCTGCTCGACGACGAGGACGACGAGGACGAGGGCGAGCCCGATCAGTCAGCGGTAATCAGGTCGTGA
- a CDS encoding STAS domain-containing protein has protein sequence MSLSQDEANRFAHLLSDHAEPMAARWTELVGAGLRGRLSSAELRRQTADLQRAFQQAFAAGATNVSDRAADELRAQLSELSTNRARQGFTATETAVSVYALKEATLEVLGDQGDVAVLRDYVAFSNFVDQAALFTFDSYVKVRESLIADQAEQLLELSTPVVKLWEGVVAVPLVGTLDSARAQVVMERLLQTLVDTGSPYAIIDITGVPAVDTQVAQHILKTVVAARLMGADCIISGIRPQIAQTIVALGIEFGDIATKASLADALRHVISKNKRAGR, from the coding sequence ATGTCGCTGAGTCAGGACGAGGCGAATCGCTTCGCCCACCTGCTGTCGGACCATGCGGAGCCGATGGCGGCCCGCTGGACCGAGCTGGTCGGCGCGGGTCTGCGGGGCCGTCTGAGCAGTGCCGAGTTACGGAGGCAGACCGCCGATCTACAGCGCGCCTTCCAGCAGGCGTTCGCGGCCGGTGCCACCAACGTGAGCGACCGGGCCGCCGACGAATTGCGGGCCCAGCTCAGTGAGCTGTCCACCAACCGGGCCCGGCAGGGCTTCACCGCCACCGAGACCGCGGTCAGCGTCTACGCCCTCAAGGAGGCGACGCTGGAGGTCCTCGGTGACCAGGGTGACGTCGCCGTCCTGCGTGACTATGTAGCCTTCTCCAACTTCGTCGATCAGGCCGCGCTGTTCACCTTCGACAGCTACGTCAAGGTCCGCGAGTCGCTCATCGCCGACCAGGCCGAGCAGCTGCTCGAGCTCTCCACCCCGGTGGTCAAGCTGTGGGAGGGCGTGGTGGCCGTCCCGCTGGTCGGCACCCTCGACTCGGCCCGCGCCCAGGTGGTGATGGAGCGCCTGCTGCAGACCCTGGTGGACACCGGCTCGCCGTACGCGATCATCGACATCACCGGTGTGCCAGCGGTCGACACCCAGGTCGCCCAGCACATCCTCAAGACCGTGGTGGCCGCTCGCCTGATGGGCGCCGACTGCATCATCTCCGGCATCCGCCCGCAGATCGCACAGACCATCGTCGCGCTCGGCATCGAGTTCGGTGACATCGCGACCAAGGCGTCCCTGGCCGACGCGTTGCGCCATGTGATCAGCAAGAACAAGCGGGCGGGCCGCTGA
- a CDS encoding STAS domain-containing protein produces MSLTVQTEQRDDMVVVSVAGELDMATAPQLQDQISDLLEKGRTRLVFDLAEVSFCDSTGLSVFVRAKNSTDDAGGTVRLAAPQRGVLRILEVSGLVEVLHTYPTVDEAVAAEEPALD; encoded by the coding sequence ATGTCCCTGACGGTACAAACGGAACAGCGCGACGACATGGTGGTCGTGTCGGTCGCGGGCGAGCTCGACATGGCTACCGCCCCCCAGCTGCAGGATCAGATCAGTGACCTGCTGGAGAAGGGCCGGACCCGCCTGGTCTTCGACCTCGCTGAGGTGTCCTTCTGCGACTCGACCGGTCTCTCGGTCTTCGTGCGCGCGAAGAACAGCACTGACGACGCCGGCGGCACGGTCCGCCTGGCCGCACCGCAGCGAGGGGTGCTCCGCATCCTTGAAGTGAGCGGTCTCGTCGAGGTGCTGCACACCTACCCGACGGTGGACGAGGCGGTCGCCGCCGAGGAGCCTGCCCTCGACTGA
- the mscL gene encoding large conductance mechanosensitive channel protein MscL: protein MFQGFKDFIMRGNVVDLAVGVVIGTAFTAVVTSFTKSFLEPLIKWISGGTGALAGSLSPAKGIEFTYAAFINTLITFLMTAAVLYFFVVMPLNRLAERRRRGEEPPPKAPSEEVQLLTEIRDLLLAQNQTGGQIPGQAPGQVYRSDPPS, encoded by the coding sequence ATGTTCCAAGGCTTCAAAGACTTCATCATGCGCGGCAACGTCGTCGACCTAGCGGTCGGCGTCGTGATCGGTACTGCCTTCACCGCGGTCGTCACCAGCTTCACCAAGTCGTTCCTCGAGCCGCTGATCAAGTGGATCTCCGGCGGCACCGGTGCGCTCGCTGGTTCACTCTCACCCGCCAAGGGCATCGAGTTCACCTACGCAGCGTTCATCAACACCCTGATCACCTTCCTGATGACCGCCGCGGTCCTCTACTTCTTCGTCGTGATGCCGCTGAACCGGCTGGCCGAGCGTCGCCGCCGTGGCGAAGAGCCGCCGCCGAAGGCCCCCAGCGAAGAGGTCCAGCTGCTCACCGAGATCCGCGACCTGCTGCTGGCCCAGAACCAGACCGGCGGCCAGATTCCCGGACAGGCCCCCGGCCAGGTCTACCGCAGCGACCCGCCGAGCTAA
- a CDS encoding zf-HC2 domain-containing protein — MACERWREMLSAQLDGEDDPILRPLVDEHLDGCAGCREWLDRAAAVNRLTLTAPVPEVPDLSAAILAALPPAPRRRRIPVAALLYLALALVGAVQLILGLTQVGGGVSAGHAHNGLGATQGHLWHESAAWNVAVGAGYLFIGLRRNRPTGLVPMLTAFVAMLLLISVTDLTGGRVDVGRLVGHGFVFVGYLLVVALARGVGGSGAPPGARVSAGWRARFDSAEVAEAEEVEARPGLRLLPPLGPLTARLREDDRAA; from the coding sequence ATGGCATGTGAGCGGTGGCGCGAGATGCTCTCCGCGCAGCTGGACGGCGAGGACGACCCGATACTGCGCCCCCTGGTCGACGAACACCTGGACGGGTGCGCCGGCTGCCGGGAGTGGCTGGACCGGGCCGCCGCGGTGAACCGGCTGACGCTGACCGCCCCGGTGCCCGAGGTGCCGGACCTCAGCGCCGCGATCCTGGCCGCGCTGCCGCCTGCACCGCGGCGCCGGCGGATTCCGGTGGCGGCCCTGCTCTACCTGGCTCTGGCCCTGGTCGGGGCGGTGCAGTTGATCCTGGGCCTGACCCAGGTCGGCGGCGGGGTGAGTGCCGGGCATGCGCACAACGGGCTGGGTGCGACCCAGGGGCATCTCTGGCACGAGTCGGCGGCGTGGAACGTCGCGGTCGGCGCCGGTTACCTCTTCATCGGGTTGCGCCGCAACCGGCCGACCGGGCTGGTGCCGATGCTGACCGCCTTCGTGGCGATGCTGCTGCTGATCTCGGTCACCGACCTCACCGGCGGCCGGGTCGATGTCGGGCGGCTCGTCGGCCACGGCTTCGTGTTCGTGGGGTACCTGCTGGTGGTGGCGCTGGCCCGGGGTGTCGGCGGGTCCGGTGCGCCGCCCGGTGCCCGGGTGAGCGCGGGCTGGCGGGCGCGATTCGACAGCGCCGAGGTCGCCGAGGCCGAGGAGGTCGAGGCGCGGCCGGGGTTGCGCCTGCTGCCGCCGCTGGGCCCGCTGACCGCCCGGCTTCGCGAAGACGACCGGGCCGCCTGA
- a CDS encoding CGNR zinc finger domain-containing protein — protein MSWKASARHGVREAPNGFALVQELLNTRAAMSYAPDLLATTDDAQWWVTETLGLWSRVSGLPAPTLLLSASDLRSMRRLRGAFEQVVVAGPQPEPDDMLPPADVQVSLVPDGTGWVRVVPTGRGVRWLASALWSEALLAQQAGLWPRLKLCNNQACRAAFFDTSRNNSGVWHDVSTCGNTANLRAFRERRRNLDHDQP, from the coding sequence ATGTCATGGAAGGCCAGCGCGCGGCACGGCGTGCGGGAGGCGCCGAATGGGTTCGCCCTCGTCCAGGAGTTGCTCAACACGAGAGCGGCGATGTCCTACGCTCCTGACCTGCTGGCCACCACCGACGACGCCCAGTGGTGGGTGACCGAGACGCTCGGTCTCTGGTCCCGGGTCTCCGGCCTGCCGGCGCCGACTCTGCTGCTCTCCGCCTCCGACCTGCGGTCGATGCGCCGGCTGCGGGGTGCCTTCGAGCAGGTGGTGGTGGCCGGTCCACAGCCGGAGCCGGACGACATGCTCCCCCCGGCCGACGTGCAGGTGAGCCTGGTGCCGGACGGGACGGGCTGGGTGCGGGTGGTGCCGACCGGCCGGGGTGTCCGGTGGCTGGCGTCGGCGCTCTGGTCCGAGGCCCTGCTCGCCCAGCAGGCCGGGCTCTGGCCCCGGCTGAAACTCTGCAACAACCAGGCCTGCCGGGCCGCGTTCTTCGACACCTCCCGCAACAACAGCGGGGTCTGGCACGACGTCAGCACCTGCGGAAACACGGCCAACCTGCGTGCGTTCCGGGAGCGGCGCCGCAACCTCGACCACGACCAGCCCTGA
- a CDS encoding L,D-transpeptidase family protein yields the protein MRRVLVVTITAMLLAACDTDQTPVPEAAPSPSVSTLVPTPATPAPVLPQRPEKLRHGAKSDVVVQLQERLTELGYWNGTADGRFGGTTQQAVYALQKAAGLRRDGTVGPKTWKALDRGVRPEARSTSGKLIEIDLKRQLLLVVEDGRVGQVFNTSTGSNEYYEHDGQTYLADTPRGRFTVGRQIDGWRDAPLGLLWRPKYFNGGIAVHGAPSVPPYPASHGCARVTVAAMNWMWKNDAIPLKTRVWVY from the coding sequence GTGCGCAGAGTTCTGGTGGTCACGATCACGGCGATGCTTCTGGCTGCCTGTGACACGGATCAAACTCCTGTTCCGGAAGCAGCTCCGTCACCCTCGGTGTCGACCCTCGTGCCCACGCCCGCGACTCCCGCTCCCGTCCTGCCGCAGCGCCCGGAGAAACTGCGGCACGGCGCCAAGAGCGACGTCGTGGTGCAGTTGCAGGAGCGTCTCACCGAGCTGGGCTACTGGAACGGCACAGCCGACGGGAGGTTCGGCGGGACCACTCAGCAGGCCGTCTATGCGCTGCAGAAGGCAGCCGGCCTCCGCCGGGACGGCACGGTCGGACCCAAAACCTGGAAAGCCTTGGACCGGGGCGTACGACCGGAGGCCCGCTCCACCAGTGGAAAGCTCATCGAGATCGACCTGAAGCGGCAACTGCTCCTGGTGGTCGAGGACGGGCGGGTCGGCCAGGTCTTCAACACGTCCACCGGCTCGAACGAGTACTACGAGCACGACGGGCAGACGTACCTGGCCGACACCCCACGGGGAAGGTTCACGGTGGGCCGTCAGATCGACGGCTGGCGGGACGCCCCGCTCGGCCTGCTCTGGCGCCCGAAGTACTTCAACGGTGGCATCGCCGTGCACGGTGCCCCCAGTGTGCCGCCCTATCCGGCCTCGCACGGCTGCGCGCGGGTCACGGTGGCGGCGATGAACTGGATGTGGAAGAACGACGCCATCCCGTTGAAGACCAGGGTCTGGGTCTACTGA
- a CDS encoding NAD(P)-dependent oxidoreductase — translation MSKIVVVAATGGIGRHLLNQSLAAGHEVTAVVRNPQRLGSTPARVVRCDLALPQAGLLEDAVAGADAVLSALGAPTAAETGVASIGTRAVVEAMTATGVRRLIVVSAASVGTVASPGRPDPPRHNPGDGVVMRHLIAPVAKKLFRRHYLDLAVMEDILRDSDLAWTVSRPPRLLETRLRRRYRTAFDVNVRSAMFISRADVASHMLAMIDDPSTVHRTVSIAY, via the coding sequence ATGTCCAAAATAGTGGTGGTGGCGGCCACCGGCGGGATCGGCCGCCATCTCTTGAATCAGTCTCTGGCCGCCGGACACGAGGTCACCGCTGTCGTGCGAAACCCGCAGCGGCTCGGCAGCACACCGGCTCGAGTGGTCCGATGTGACCTGGCGCTACCGCAGGCCGGCCTGCTCGAGGACGCCGTCGCCGGTGCCGACGCCGTCCTGTCCGCGCTGGGTGCGCCCACCGCGGCCGAGACCGGTGTCGCCTCCATCGGAACCCGGGCCGTCGTGGAAGCGATGACGGCCACCGGCGTACGCCGTCTGATCGTGGTCAGTGCCGCATCGGTGGGCACGGTGGCCTCGCCGGGGCGGCCTGATCCGCCCCGGCACAATCCCGGCGACGGGGTCGTCATGCGGCACCTCATCGCCCCTGTGGCGAAGAAGCTGTTCCGGCGCCACTACCTCGATCTGGCCGTCATGGAGGACATCCTGCGCGACAGCGATCTGGCCTGGACCGTGTCCCGGCCGCCGCGACTGCTCGAAACACGACTGCGCCGCCGTTACCGGACAGCCTTCGACGTCAATGTCCGGAGCGCGATGTTCATCTCACGCGCCGACGTGGCATCGCACATGTTGGCCATGATCGATGATCCGAGCACCGTTCACCGCACGGTCTCGATCGCATACTGA